From the genome of Sulfurimonas paralvinellae:
CACTTTCTCTTTTATAAGATTAGGGATTCTCTCTTTTGCTAATTCAGTAGTTGATTTATTATGCATTAACTGCACAATTGATTTCACACTGTTGTTAATTGGTTCCAATACAGGTTTTGGATATACACCCAGCCATATTGCCACAATCACCAAAGGAATCAAACCAAAGAGTTCTTTTTTATTGACATCCGGTAAATCTTTATTTTTTTCATTCGTTACTTCACCGAAAAATGCTTTTTTATATGCTGCAAGCATATAAATAGCACCGACGATAATACCAGTACCTGCTAAGAGTGTCAAAATATGAGACTGCTGATAGAAACCAAGTAAAGAGAGGAACTCTCCTACAAAGTTGATTGTAAGCGGCATACCGACTGAAGCCATCATCATGATTCCGAATATAGCTGCATATCTTGGCATAACATGCGCCAAACCGCCAAACTCACTCATAAGTTTTGTATGACGTCTGTCATAAATCACACCTACAAGTAAGAAAAGTGCGCCGGCAACAACACCGTGACCTAACATTAAGAAAATAGAACCGGAAATACCTTCTACATTTAATGCAAAAGTTCCTAAGATAATAATACCCATATGTGAAATAGATGAGTATGCAACGACCTGTTTAATGTCTTTTTGCGCATAAGCAACCATTGCCGTGTAAATTACCATAATGATCGCTAAGACTGCAATAGGAATCATAAAAAATGCAGAAGCATCAGGAAATAGTGGTAATGAAAATCTCACAAATGCATATGTTCCCATCTTTAAAAGAATTGCTGCAAGTATTACAGAACCGATAGTCGGAGCTTGTCCGTGTGCATATGGCAACCATGTATGAAATGGAAACATTGGTACTTTAATGGCAAAGCCAAGAAAGAAAGCGGCAAAAAGCCACAATTGAAATGATTCAGGTAATATAAGTCTATACCAGTCTAAAAGAGCAAAACTCCACGCACCTGTTGCCTGATAATAAAAATATGCCATAAAAAGCATGCCTACAAGCATTACAAGTGAACCTGCAAAAGTGTATAAAAAGAATTTTATTGAAGCATATATTCGTAATGGTCCACCCCATGCACCGATAATATAAAGCATCGGTACAAGTGAAAGTTCCCAAAAGATATAAAATACAATTGCATCAAGAGCTGCGAACACACCGACCATTGTCATTTGTAAGAACAAAAGAGTAATAATCATATATTTGACTTTTGGTGTATCTGTTAAAGAACCGATACCCAAAAGTGTAAAGAATGCTGAAAGTATAATAATAAAAACTGAAATACCATCAACACCTAATATATAATTAATTCCAAAAGATGGAACCAACGGAAAATTTTCCATGAATTGCATGCCAGATACATTTCCATCAAACACATACCACAGCCACAATGCAAGTCCAAACTCAATAGCGGCAACACTCACACCGTAAGCACGCATACTCTCTTTTTGGATCATAAAACCAAATACAGCAGCCAGTGCCGGAAAGAAGATTAAAATCGATAAAATATGATCTAACATTTACATAACTCCTAAGCCTGATAAGATCGGTAGGATCGCATCAGAATATCTTGCTGCAAGTCCAAAGACAACAGCTAATGAAAGCAGACCAACGAGACCGGCTACCATCCATTTGAGCATTGTAGAGAGATTACCGCTCTGCATTGCTCTTGTTCTCTCACCCGTACCATAGATAATACCGGCAATACCATCGACAGTTGCATCGACGATTTTAAGATCGACTTTACTCCAAAATACATCTGAAATTTCTCTATACGGTTTAACAATGTACTCCTCATAAGCATAAGGAATATAGTATTGATTAATAAGTAATTTATACATAAAAGAGTTTTCCACTTTGCTTGTACCATCCGGCACTTTAACACGTGAATTTGCATATTTTTTATATGCATAAAGGATAGCCAAAGCAACAAAAATCTGTGTACCTACAAGCATAATTAAAGCCGTAACATGTGAATGGATATGATACTCTGTAGCACCTAATATCTCTTCAACCATATGGAAGAAAGGCTCTTGAAAAACACCTGCAATCATCGCAAGGATCAAAAGAGGACTCATAGCTACAAGCATAAATCTATATGCTTCATGTGGATGGATTCCAAAGATTTTGTATCTCTCTTCACCATGGAAGATCAATGCAACAAGTCTAAATGAATAGAATGCTGTCAAACCTGCCGTGAAAAGAAGCACTCCATAGATTACCATATGATGTTCTGCAAATGCCGCTTCAAGAATTGTATCTTTAGAGAAGAAACCTGCAAATGGGAAGATTCCAGCCAAGGCAAGAGATGCAATGGTCATCATGATCCAAGTCCACTTCATAACCTTTTTCAAACCACCCATTTTAAACGGATCGAGTTCATCATGCATAGCGTGCATAACGTTACCCGCACCAAGGAATAAAAGTGCTTTAAAGAATGCGTGAGCCATGAGGTGGAAAAGTGCCACCCAGTATGCACCAAGACCCGCGGCTGCGAACATATACCCTAGTTGTGAAAGTGTAGAGTATGCAATGATTCGTTTCATATCGCGGTTAACAAGTGCCATTGATGCTGCAAAGAGTGCAACAAAAGCACCGAGTGAAGCGATAAAGAGACCTACATTTGGAATGAGTGTATAAAGTTCATTTGAACGAATAACCAGATAAACACCCGCTGTAACCATTGTCGCTGCGTGAATCAATGCAGAAACCGGTGTAGGGCCTTCCATCGCATCGGCAAGCCATGTATGAAGTGGAAACTGTGCTGATTTACCCATAGCACCTATGAAAAGGAAGATTCCGATCCATGTCAGTGTTGCGCCGTCAAGAGTATGAAATGCTGCAAAAGCACCGTCATACTGAAGTGTTCCTGTATTCCAATATACAAGGAAAAGTCCGATCAACATTCCAAGGTCAGCTATACGATTCATAATGAACGCTTCGTTTGCCGCCCATGTTGCACTCTCTTTGTGAAACCAGAAACCAATAAGTCCCCAAGAACAAAGACCAACACCTTCCCAACCGATGAAAAGACCTGCATAGTTGTCACTCATAACAAGAATCATCATTGAGAAAACAAATGCTGAAAGCCATGCAAAGAATCTGTTGAATCCTTTATCATGGTCCATATATCCTATAGAGTAAACATGAACGATAGTTGAAACAAGCGTTACAACCATCATCATTGTCACAGATACCTGATCAACGATAAAACCAAAAGGAATATACAAGTCTCCTGTAGCCATCCATGTCATCATCTCAACATGTATCGGCTCGCCACCCTTTAAGATATACATTAAAAGGATTGAACTCGCAACGAATGATGTAAAAATCAACAGTGAAGCGATAATACCTGTAAACAGTTTCTTTGGTGTAGCAGTAAATAGTGCTGAAAAAAGAGAACTGACAAGTGGTGCAAAAAGTGCAATATATAGATATTTTTCCATTCTCTTAACCTCTCATACTTGTCATAGCATCTAAGTCTATACTGTTATGACGTTTATACCAAACGATCAGCAGACCAAGTCCTACTGCAACCTCTGATGCAGCGATCGCAATTACAAAAAATGCGAACATCTGACCAGTAAGATCACCATAGTAATGTGAAATCGCAGCAAAAGCGATGTTTACTGAGTTCAGTAAAATCTCTGTTGCGAAAAACAACAAAAGTAAGTTCTTTCTTCTCATCACACCCACGAGACCTATACAAAACAAGATCACAGAAAGGACAAGATAATGATTTAAACCTATCTCCATCATGAAAGCACCTTTTTATTTTTTTCTTCATTCTCTTTAATCTCATCTGAAGACATAAGCGTAAGAGAGATATCCATTTTCTTTCCTGCAAGAACAATACCGGCAACCATTGCCACTAGTAACATAATGGCAGCAACTTCAAATGGAATAAGATATTTTGTAAAGAGTACAACTCCTACCATTTGTGTATTGCCAACACCTTCCATTGCAGGATAAAGAGCAACAATATTTTCAGACACCATCGGTGCAGCAAAAATAACGACAACTAAGATCGCTGCCAAAGTTGCAAGTCCTACGATGATATATTTATTCCCCTGCTTCTCTTTGACTTCGCGAGTTGTATCGAAAAACATCATACCAAAAGCATATAGAGCCATTACAGCACCTGTATAGACAATAATTTGAACTACACCTAAAAAATCAGCACCAAGGATAAAGAAAAATGCCGATATAAAAATCATTCCTGCTGCCAAGGCAGTTAATGCATATAACGCCTGCTTAGTTGTTACTGTGATGTAAAACATAGCAATCGTTAAAAATGCAAACAAGTAAAACGCTACCGCTTCAAACATAATCAAAACTCCTTAATACGCTAGAGGTGTTTTTTTAACACGCTCATCTTCATGTGGGGTGATAGAACCAAAACCTTCAAACTCAAGCTGTTTACCAGCTTTCATAGTGTCAATCGGTGTCAACATATCTTCATACATAACGAAGTGTTCTCTCTGTTCTGAAGCATTTTCATACTCACCACCGTGTGTAATTGCAAGCTCTGGACAAACCTCTGCACAGTATCCACAAAAGATACAGCGACCAAGGTTGATCGTATACTCAGTAACTTCTTTACGAGAATTCTCATCGATCTTTGTGTCAATTCTGATACAGTCAGAGATACAGATCTTTTCACAAAGACCACAACCGATACAACGCTCAGTATCTGATTCCCAAAGTCTTTTCATCTTATGTACCGCACGGTATCTTGGACCGATAGGCATCTTTTCCTGAGGATACTGAATTGTATGGATGTCAAAGCGAATCATCTCACGCATAACAACCCATAGTCCAACAAATAACTCCCCTTTGAAAGTTCTCTTTACTACACGCTTAAATTTACCCCAACCATCAGTAGGATAATCTTCAATATCTACAAGAAAGTAACCGTTATCTGCTACATTTCTGTCATTAAATGCTTCCATTTTCATTCATATCCCCTTAAAACATCATCACAAAGCCAGTGATTACAACATTAATCACCGCTAATGGCATTAGTACTTTCCAACACAACCACATAAGTTGATCCGGTCTCACATCTGGCCATGCCGCTCTTGTCCACAAAAAGAAGAAAAAGAAGAATGCCATTTTTCCAAGAAGACCGAGTGCACCAAGAAGTGTTCCGTCACCGTAACCGCCTAAGAAGATCAAAGGAATTACAAATGAGATAAAGAACATATTTGCATATTCACCGATGAAGAAAAGACCCCATCTCATACCGGAATACTCAGTACCGAAACCATCGATGATCTCATGATCATTCGCTATCAAGTGAAACGGTGTACGACCGGTTTCAGCAAATGCAGCGATCCAAAA
Proteins encoded in this window:
- a CDS encoding NADH-quinone oxidoreductase subunit M; this translates as MLDHILSILIFFPALAAVFGFMIQKESMRAYGVSVAAIEFGLALWLWYVFDGNVSGMQFMENFPLVPSFGINYILGVDGISVFIIILSAFFTLLGIGSLTDTPKVKYMIITLLFLQMTMVGVFAALDAIVFYIFWELSLVPMLYIIGAWGGPLRIYASIKFFLYTFAGSLVMLVGMLFMAYFYYQATGAWSFALLDWYRLILPESFQLWLFAAFFLGFAIKVPMFPFHTWLPYAHGQAPTIGSVILAAILLKMGTYAFVRFSLPLFPDASAFFMIPIAVLAIIMVIYTAMVAYAQKDIKQVVAYSSISHMGIIILGTFALNVEGISGSIFLMLGHGVVAGALFLLVGVIYDRRHTKLMSEFGGLAHVMPRYAAIFGIMMMASVGMPLTINFVGEFLSLLGFYQQSHILTLLAGTGIIVGAIYMLAAYKKAFFGEVTNEKNKDLPDVNKKELFGLIPLVIVAIWLGVYPKPVLEPINNSVKSIVQLMHNKSTTELAKERIPNLIKEKVIVIKKTVIEEEVR
- a CDS encoding NADH-quinone oxidoreductase subunit J; the protein is MFEAVAFYLFAFLTIAMFYITVTTKQALYALTALAAGMIFISAFFFILGADFLGVVQIIVYTGAVMALYAFGMMFFDTTREVKEKQGNKYIIVGLATLAAILVVVIFAAPMVSENIVALYPAMEGVGNTQMVGVVLFTKYLIPFEVAAIMLLVAMVAGIVLAGKKMDISLTLMSSDEIKENEEKNKKVLS
- the nuoI gene encoding NADH-quinone oxidoreductase subunit NuoI, yielding MKMEAFNDRNVADNGYFLVDIEDYPTDGWGKFKRVVKRTFKGELFVGLWVVMREMIRFDIHTIQYPQEKMPIGPRYRAVHKMKRLWESDTERCIGCGLCEKICISDCIRIDTKIDENSRKEVTEYTINLGRCIFCGYCAEVCPELAITHGGEYENASEQREHFVMYEDMLTPIDTMKAGKQLEFEGFGSITPHEDERVKKTPLAY
- the nuoL gene encoding NADH-quinone oxidoreductase subunit L produces the protein MEKYLYIALFAPLVSSLFSALFTATPKKLFTGIIASLLIFTSFVASSILLMYILKGGEPIHVEMMTWMATGDLYIPFGFIVDQVSVTMMMVVTLVSTIVHVYSIGYMDHDKGFNRFFAWLSAFVFSMMILVMSDNYAGLFIGWEGVGLCSWGLIGFWFHKESATWAANEAFIMNRIADLGMLIGLFLVYWNTGTLQYDGAFAAFHTLDGATLTWIGIFLFIGAMGKSAQFPLHTWLADAMEGPTPVSALIHAATMVTAGVYLVIRSNELYTLIPNVGLFIASLGAFVALFAASMALVNRDMKRIIAYSTLSQLGYMFAAAGLGAYWVALFHLMAHAFFKALLFLGAGNVMHAMHDELDPFKMGGLKKVMKWTWIMMTIASLALAGIFPFAGFFSKDTILEAAFAEHHMVIYGVLLFTAGLTAFYSFRLVALIFHGEERYKIFGIHPHEAYRFMLVAMSPLLILAMIAGVFQEPFFHMVEEILGATEYHIHSHVTALIMLVGTQIFVALAILYAYKKYANSRVKVPDGTSKVENSFMYKLLINQYYIPYAYEEYIVKPYREISDVFWSKVDLKIVDATVDGIAGIIYGTGERTRAMQSGNLSTMLKWMVAGLVGLLSLAVVFGLAARYSDAILPILSGLGVM
- the nuoK gene encoding NADH-quinone oxidoreductase subunit NuoK; the encoded protein is MMEIGLNHYLVLSVILFCIGLVGVMRRKNLLLLFFATEILLNSVNIAFAAISHYYGDLTGQMFAFFVIAIAASEVAVGLGLLIVWYKRHNSIDLDAMTSMRG